Within the Beduinella massiliensis genome, the region GACGCTGGCCGCGCTGCTCAACAGCCTGCAAATGGGCTTTCGCACGCTGCAGATCGAACGCCAATCCGCCGAGGTATGGAAGCTGCTCGGCGCGGTCAAGACGGAGTTTTCGCACTTCAGCGAGCTGCTCGTGCGCACGCAGCAAAAGCTGCGCCAGGCCTCCGATTCCATCGAGGATGCGGCGCGCAAGACGCGCACGATTCAGGAGCGGCTGGAGGACGTGCAGGAGCTGCCGGGCGGAAAGGCGCGCGAGTTATTGCCCTTTGAGCGGGAAGAGGACGCAGAGGACGAATGGAACTGAGGCGCCCCAAAGCGCCCGATAAAAGGAGGAAACGGTATGGCAGTGACGCTTCGCACGCTGCGGATGGAGGAACTGGATGCCTGGTATGCGCTTTGCGGCCAGCTCTTTGAGGTGGGCCCGCTGTACTTTCGACGGCACTTTGAAACAGATCCCTGGGCGGACGTCGGGGGAATCTTCGTGGCGGAGGACGCGGGCAGGCTCGTTTCGAGCGTGCGCGTCTTTACGCGTTATCTGATGCTGGAGGGGTGTCCCCAGCTCACGGGCGGCATCGGCGAGGTCTGCACGCTGCCCGAATATCGCGGGCAGGGCATCTCGGGACGGTTGCTCACCATGGCGGAGGCGTACATGAGCGAACGCGGCATGCACCTGCGCGCCCTTTACGGCGTGCTCACCAGCCATTACGGCAGGCACGGCTTTGCGCCGGTTCAGACATTTTACCGCCGCGTGCCGCTGGAAAGCCTGCCGGAGCTATCGGGTGCGCAGCGAGTGCGCGCCTTTGAGGGAGCGGATCTGCCCGCGGCGCAGGGGCTTTACGACCTGTACATGGGTCAGTTCCCGCTCTCGTTCTGGCGCGGGGAAAGCGCCTACTGGGAGCGGTGGGTGCTTTCCGAGTGGAAGGAAACGCTGGTGTTAGAGGAGAACGGTCGGGTTGCCGCCTATGCGGACGTGCATGTGGAAGACGGCGTCCTCAAGGTTCAGGACGCGGCCTGTGTGCCGGGCGAGGAGGCTTCGCTTTACGCGCTGCTGGGCGAGGCCGCCCGGCGCCTTAGCGCTTCACAGGTCGAGGGGCCGGAGCCGGTGCTTTCGGGCGCTTGCGGCGAGCGGGTGAAGGAGCACACCGGGCATCTGATGCTGGCAGTATCCGGAACCGTCTGCGGCCTTACGGACGTGCGGGGCGTCGAAGGGCTCGCCGCTGAACGAATCGTGCAGTGGCAGGTGGATGGATTTTAAGCTATCGCATATACATTTGGCAAAAAGGAAATAAGGACGGGAAACGATGGAAATTTTAAAGGCGATTTTCCTGGGGCTGGTGGAGGGTATCACCGAGTGGCTGCCCATTTCGAGCACCGGCCACATGCTTCTCGTGGATGAGTTCGTGAAGCTCAACGCGAGCGACGCGTTCAAGGAGATGTTCTTTGTCGTCATCCAGCTTGGCGCGATCCTGGCCGTGGTGCTGCTCTTTTTTAACAAGCTCTGGCCCTTTACGACGCGGGCCAAGGGGCTGGTGAAGCGGGACGTCATGAACCTGTGGGGCAAGGTGCTGGTGGCGAGTGTGCCCGCGGCGGTCATCGGCATCCCCTTCGACGACGCGATCGACGCGCTGTTTTACAACAGTCCGTTCGTCATCGCTGCGGCGCTGATCGGCTACGGTATCCTCTTCATCGTGCTGGAAAACAGAAATGGGCACGGAAAACATCGCCGCAGACTGGAAGACCTGGAGGATCTTTCCTATAAACAGGCGATCCTGATCGGCGCCTTTCAGGTGCTGGCGCTGGTGCCCGGCACCTCGCGTTCGGGCTCGACAATTTTGGGCGCGATGATCCTGGGGCTTGCACGACCGGCGGCGGCGGAGTTCAGCTTTTACATGTCCATTCCCGCGATGTTTGGCGCGAGCCTCATTAAGATGCTCAAGTTCGGCCTGGCCTTCACCGCGGCGGAGGCGCAGATATTGCTCGCGGGCACGCTGATGGCCTTTATCGTCTCGGTATTTGCGATCAAGTTCCTGATGTCCTTCGTCAAGAAGCACGATTTCAAGGTGTTTGGATGGTATCGAATCGTGCTGGGCGTACTGGTGATCCTGTACTTCACGCTGGTTCGATAAGCGGTAAACAGATGGGCCCTTCCGGAATCGAAAGATGCCGGGAGGGCCCATTTTACGGCTTGCCCTCCTTTGTCGACAGCTTAGCGCGGCGGACGGCAAAAGGGACAAAAAAGATGGAAGGCCGCGCGGATTGACGCGCGCACTGCATCCAACCCGCCCTGCGCGCATAGGCTGTACGGGGGTGAGAGCTGTGAAGGGCGCAAAGGAAGGAATCAGAAAGACCATGCGCAGCGTCGGTCTGCCCGAGGAGGTCGTCCTGGGGACGCCGAAGCTGACGCTTTCGGGGATGAACCATATGGCGCTGGAAAACCATCAGGGAATTCTCGAATGCGGAGATGATACCGTGCGCGTGCGTACCAGCGAGGGCATCCTGTGCGTCAAGGGAAAGGGGCTCACGCTGGCACATCTGCGCGCGAGCGTCCTGACCGTCGAAGGCGACATCGAGCAGCTCTTTTACCAAAGGTAGGAGGGACAGACGTGAAAGATGGAATCGGCTTTCTGCGCGTTCGCGTGCAGGGGCTATCGCTTGAAAAGATGCTTGCGCGCGCGCTCGATCAGGAAATCGAGCTGAAGGACGTCTCGCGTGAATCGCCCAAGGTGATGACGCTGACCGTCGCGGCGCGCGATTATGATAGATTGCAGGAGCTTTGCAGCCACGTCGGCTGGAAGACCGAGGTGATCCATGTCAGCGCGGGCGGGCGCGCCTATCGCATGCTCAGGCGGCGCGCGATGTTGACGGTCGCCGCGGCCGTGTTCTTGCTGGGCGTATGGGCCGTAAACCTTTGTATCTGGCGCGTGGACGTACGCGCGGACGCCGTGATTGCGACGGAGGTATACGAACTGCTTTCGGCGCGCGACGTAGGGGTGGGCAGCTTCAAGGCGCGCCTGGATCCGCAGGCGCTTCGCGCGCAGCTTGCGCGCGAACTGAACGACGCTTCTTGGGTGGACGTGCGCATCCAGGGTGTTTCGCTGGTCGTGGAATGCGTGTCGGCGCGCATCGCGGTGCCGGAGGAATACGGCGGGGGTGTGCGCGACATCATCGCCTCGCGCGACGGGGTCATCACGCAGCTGCTCGTCTCGGCAGGTACCGCGAGAGCGCGCATCGGGGATGCGGTACGGCGCGGCCAGGTGATCGTCGCGGGCGAGGAGCGCACCGCGGGCGGCGAGACGAAGCCGGTCGCCGCGCATGCGCAGGTTTTGGCGAGGGTTTGGTACGAAGGCCGGGCGGCCATCCCCGCTTACGAGGTGACGAGCACGCCTACGGGGCGGGAAGCCGTCGTCAATACCCTGACGACGCCTGTGGGAAGCCTTTCGTGGCCCGAGGCGCCGGATTATGCCGCCTTCGACCGCGGCGTCGTGCTCCAGCCGGTCGTCGGTGCGTTTTTGCCCGTTACGCTCAGGCGCGAGCAATACATCGAGGTAAGCCTTTCAAAGACGCCGCGCGAGGAGGCGCAGGCACAGGCGGAGGCAGCCGCGGCGGCGGAGCAAATTGCGATGGAAAACGTGCCATTTGACGCGCAGATTGTTGACAAATGGGTAGATTATAGTATGATAGAAGACGAGATGCTGTGTGCTACGGTGGTTATCGAAGCGGTCGAATCCATCGGCATGGCGTCTGAGGAGGCGGCACAATCGCCTTCGGAGAATGGAGGATCCCTTGATTGACCGATAAGAACCTGACGCTGTCCGTGCAGGGATCGGAGAACTGCATGGCGCTGCTGGGCACGAACGACAGCAATGTGCGCGTGCTGGGGCAGCAGACGAACACGTCCGTCATCCTCCGGGGGACGGATCTGATGATCTCCGGCGAAGAGAAGGATGTGGACTGCGCGGAGGCTGTCGTCCGTCAGATGCTGACGCTGATGCGCCGCGGCGAGACGGTGGATACGTCCACCATTCGCTATGCGGTGTCGCTATACCGCGCGGGCGAGCTGGACCGCATGGACGAACTGATGAGCGACATCGTCGCGGTGAACTTCCGGGGCCGCCCGGTGAAGTGCAAGACGCTGGGGCAGCGCGAATACGTGGGGGCGATCAAGAAGAACGCGCTCACGTTCGGCGTGGGCCCGGCGGGAACGGGCAAGACATACCTCGCGATGGCCGCGGCGGTCGTCGCCCTCAAGAACAAGGAAGTGGAGCGCATCGTGCTCACGCGCCCGGCGGTGGAGGCGGGGGAAAAGCTGGGTTTTCTGCCCGGCGACCTGACGCAGAAGGTGGACCCGTACCTGCGCCCGCTGTACGACGCGCTGTTCGACCTGATGGGACCGGAAAGCTACCAGCGCCTTTCGGATCGCGGCGTGATCGAGGTTGCGCCGCTGGCCTACATGCGCGGGCGCACCCTTTCCGATTCGTTCATCATTTTGGACGAGGCGCAGAATACGACGTCCGAGCAAATGAAGATGTTTTTGACGCGCATGGGCTTTCGCTCGCGGATGGTCATCACCGGCGATCTGACGCAGGTGGACCTGCCGCGCGGCCGGGTTTCTGGCCTCAGCGAAGCGCTTGCGGTGCTTGAAGGCGTACCGGACATCGCGATGGTGCGCCTCACGCACCGCGACGTCGTGCGCCACGAGCTGGTGCAGTCCATCGTGCTCGCTTACGAGCGCTATGCCCAGCGCGAAAAGGAGGGTATGCATGACACAGAAGGAAAAGAAGCCCAGGAAGGGGCTTCGGGAGTTCGTCCGTAACCGGAAAGCGGCCTCCGCGTTGCTCTTTGCCCTCGCCTATGTCGCGGTCATCACGCTTTGCGTGACGAGCATCACGCCGGAGCGCTATGCGCTCAGCGTGGGCGACATCGCCAAGAAGACGATTACGGCCAGCAAGGACGTGGTGGACGAGGTCACGACACAGCAGCGGCGCGACGCAGCCGCTGCGCAGGCGGCCCCCGTCTATTACAAGGACGAGGGCGTGAAGGAGATTGTCCTTGCGGACTTTGAAAAGGCGTTCGAGGAAATCGGAGACGTGCAGTCCTTGGGAGCCTCCATCCTTTCCCAGCGCGGGGAGGCGGTGGGCGATGCGGAATTTACCCAGGAGGACTACGACGCGGCGCGTGCGCTGCTGACGATGGTGGAATTGAGCAATTATCAGCTCAACACCCTGATGAGCGCGAGCGCGGAAGACCTCAAAAACCTCTATCAGAGCCTGAGCTCCGCCACGCGCACGACGCTGATCGGCACCATTCCGGAGGGCTCCGAGTCGGACGCGATCAACAACATTCAGCAGCTGATTGCCTACAACACCAGCTCCGCCTTGTGGTGGAACGTCGCCAAGCCGCTGCTGAGCACGGTGCTTCAGCCCAACATGAAGATCGATCAGGAGGCCACCGAGCAGAACCGCCAGAAGGCCATCGAGGCGGTGGAACCGGTCGTCTATAAGCAGGGTGAAAACATCGTGCGCCAGGGCGAACGCGTGACCAGCGCACAGCTCGCGCTGCTTTCGTCCCTGGGCCTGCTGGAGGGCAAGAGCTTCGACGCGCAGCTGTATATCGGCACAGGCGCGCTGCTGCTCATGCTGATGCTCGTCATGTCGGCGGCGCTTCGGATGTTTGCGCCCGCCGTGATCGGGGACACCAAGCAGGAGCTGCTGCTGCTCATCATCGGGCTGCTGGCGCTGGGGCTTTCGGTGCTGGTAATGCGCTTTAACCTCTACGCCATCCCGATCGTGCTGGGCGCGCTGATGGCGGCGAGCCTGATCGGGACTGCGCCGGCATACATCCTGAACCTGACGCTCGCGGGCATCGTTTCCATGCTGACGCTCAGGCTCAGCGGCGCGGTGCCCACGCAGGTGCTTTCCACGGCGCTGACGGGCATCGTCGGCGGCACGGTCGGCATTTACACCCTGCGCCGCCGCGCCACGCGCGTAGGTCTGCTGCTATCGGGCCTTGCGGTCGGCGCGGTAAACCTGGGGGTGGTGCTCTGCGTCGGGGGACTCACGAACACCGACATCCAGCTCGTGCTCAACGGCGCGCTTTATTCGATGCTGGGCGGCTTTATCGCCTCGGTGCTGTGCGTGGGCATTCAGCCGCTTTTGGAGACGGCCTTCAACCTGGTCACGCCATCCAAACTGCTGGAGCTCTCCAATCCCAACCAGCCGCTCCTGCGCCGTCTGATGATCGAAACGCCGGGCACGTATCATCACTCGGTGGTCGTCGCCAACATCGCGGAGGCTGCGGCAGAGGCGATCGGCGCGAACGCGCTGCTCGTGCGCGTGGGCGCCTATTATCACGACATCGGCAAGCTCAAACGGCCGAATTACTTTAAGGAAAACCAAATGGGCGAGAACCCGCACGACTACACGGATCCGCGGGTGTCGGCGGAAATCCTGATCGCACACGTCCGGGACGGCGTGGCGCTGGGCCAGAAAAACCGGCTGCCGCTCGCGATCATCGACCTCATCCGCCAGCACCACGGCGACACGCCG harbors:
- a CDS encoding GNAT family N-acetyltransferase yields the protein MAVTLRTLRMEELDAWYALCGQLFEVGPLYFRRHFETDPWADVGGIFVAEDAGRLVSSVRVFTRYLMLEGCPQLTGGIGEVCTLPEYRGQGISGRLLTMAEAYMSERGMHLRALYGVLTSHYGRHGFAPVQTFYRRVPLESLPELSGAQRVRAFEGADLPAAQGLYDLYMGQFPLSFWRGESAYWERWVLSEWKETLVLEENGRVAAYADVHVEDGVLKVQDAACVPGEEASLYALLGEAARRLSASQVEGPEPVLSGACGERVKEHTGHLMLAVSGTVCGLTDVRGVEGLAAERIVQWQVDGF
- a CDS encoding undecaprenyl-diphosphate phosphatase, producing MEILKAIFLGLVEGITEWLPISSTGHMLLVDEFVKLNASDAFKEMFFVVIQLGAILAVVLLFFNKLWPFTTRAKGLVKRDVMNLWGKVLVASVPAAVIGIPFDDAIDALFYNSPFVIAAALIGYGILFIVLENRNGHGKHRRRLEDLEDLSYKQAILIGAFQVLALVPGTSRSGSTILGAMILGLARPAAAEFSFYMSIPAMFGASLIKMLKFGLAFTAAEAQILLAGTLMAFIVSVFAIKFLMSFVKKHDFKVFGWYRIVLGVLVILYFTLVR
- a CDS encoding PhoH family protein, which produces MTDKNLTLSVQGSENCMALLGTNDSNVRVLGQQTNTSVILRGTDLMISGEEKDVDCAEAVVRQMLTLMRRGETVDTSTIRYAVSLYRAGELDRMDELMSDIVAVNFRGRPVKCKTLGQREYVGAIKKNALTFGVGPAGTGKTYLAMAAAVVALKNKEVERIVLTRPAVEAGEKLGFLPGDLTQKVDPYLRPLYDALFDLMGPESYQRLSDRGVIEVAPLAYMRGRTLSDSFIILDEAQNTTSEQMKMFLTRMGFRSRMVITGDLTQVDLPRGRVSGLSEALAVLEGVPDIAMVRLTHRDVVRHELVQSIVLAYERYAQREKEGMHDTEGKEAQEGASGVRP
- a CDS encoding HDIG domain-containing metalloprotein, which translates into the protein MTQKEKKPRKGLREFVRNRKAASALLFALAYVAVITLCVTSITPERYALSVGDIAKKTITASKDVVDEVTTQQRRDAAAAQAAPVYYKDEGVKEIVLADFEKAFEEIGDVQSLGASILSQRGEAVGDAEFTQEDYDAARALLTMVELSNYQLNTLMSASAEDLKNLYQSLSSATRTTLIGTIPEGSESDAINNIQQLIAYNTSSALWWNVAKPLLSTVLQPNMKIDQEATEQNRQKAIEAVEPVVYKQGENIVRQGERVTSAQLALLSSLGLLEGKSFDAQLYIGTGALLLMLMLVMSAALRMFAPAVIGDTKQELLLLIIGLLALGLSVLVMRFNLYAIPIVLGALMAASLIGTAPAYILNLTLAGIVSMLTLRLSGAVPTQVLSTALTGIVGGTVGIYTLRRRATRVGLLLSGLAVGAVNLGVVLCVGGLTNTDIQLVLNGALYSMLGGFIASVLCVGIQPLLETAFNLVTPSKLLELSNPNQPLLRRLMIETPGTYHHSVVVANIAEAAAEAIGANALLVRVGAYYHDIGKLKRPNYFKENQMGENPHDYTDPRVSAEILIAHVRDGVALGQKNRLPLAIIDLIRQHHGDTPVLYFYHKALKQGGEEPNVADFRYDGPKPQTREAAVLMLADTVEAAVRSMPDPTPDSIQQMIQKLVRGKIDDGQMDESPLTFRDIERVCQAFAQVLNGVFHERIEYPDVNLHPEKDEQVPDEIAAYVPTQADEQNLHAAAKETEADPVQESTPDDAKDEAGKAGKRDEA
- a CDS encoding sporulation protein YqfD — translated: MKDGIGFLRVRVQGLSLEKMLARALDQEIELKDVSRESPKVMTLTVAARDYDRLQELCSHVGWKTEVIHVSAGGRAYRMLRRRAMLTVAAAVFLLGVWAVNLCIWRVDVRADAVIATEVYELLSARDVGVGSFKARLDPQALRAQLARELNDASWVDVRIQGVSLVVECVSARIAVPEEYGGGVRDIIASRDGVITQLLVSAGTARARIGDAVRRGQVIVAGEERTAGGETKPVAAHAQVLARVWYEGRAAIPAYEVTSTPTGREAVVNTLTTPVGSLSWPEAPDYAAFDRGVVLQPVVGAFLPVTLRREQYIEVSLSKTPREEAQAQAEAAAAAEQIAMENVPFDAQIVDKWVDYSMIEDEMLCATVVIEAVESIGMASEEAAQSPSENGGSLD
- a CDS encoding YabP/YqfC family sporulation protein gives rise to the protein MKGAKEGIRKTMRSVGLPEEVVLGTPKLTLSGMNHMALENHQGILECGDDTVRVRTSEGILCVKGKGLTLAHLRASVLTVEGDIEQLFYQR